A region from the Arachis ipaensis cultivar K30076 chromosome B01, Araip1.1, whole genome shotgun sequence genome encodes:
- the LOC107627904 gene encoding uncharacterized protein LOC107627904: MGFIMEFARHLVLKMMEDPEERDKKFREHVYAVKDRCAKTKEMWSLPMRPYGFWTFERHNSQLAWDAQISQVEGRRDPYDDALQQFSGK; encoded by the exons ATGGGATTCATAATGGAATTCGCGAGGCACCTGGTACTAAAGATGATGGAGGATCCAGAGGAAAGGGATAAGAAGTTCAGGGAGCATGTCTATGCTGTGAAGGACAGGTGCGCCAAGACCAAGGAGATGTGGAGTCTCCCAATGAGGCCCTATGGCTTTTGGACCTTCGAGCGCCACAACTCTCAGCTTGCTTGGGATGCCCAGATCAGCCAGGTCGAAGGCCGCCGCGACCCCTACGATGATGCCCTCCAACAATTCTCAG GGAAATGA